Proteins co-encoded in one Carassius carassius chromosome 35, fCarCar2.1, whole genome shotgun sequence genomic window:
- the LOC132116375 gene encoding netrin-3-like → MQSFQNLLSLLTLFHTLSWASSHSLNPFAGPQVTPTDPCYDETGAARRCIPEFINAAFGQEVSVSSVCGRPPSRSCSLVERDDRPAVRTCQVCDASDPRHAHPASYLTDLNSAHNLTCWQSENLQGSPLNVTLTLSLGKKFEITYVSLQFCSPRPESLAIYKSMDYGRTWSPYQFYSSQCRRMYNRPNKATITKQNEQEALCTDGHTDLYPLSGGLIAFSTLDGRPSGKDFDSSPVLQDWVTVTDIRVVFSRPQHLRALPMSGRESEDPLGPPGTLPTYYYAVGDFQVGGRCKCSGHASRCMREKDGKLVCECKHNTEGPECDRCKPFHYDRPWQRATAKEANECLPCNCNLHARRCRFNMELYKLSGRKSGGVCMNCRHNTAGRHCHYCKEGFYRDMGKPITHRRACKACDCHPVGAAGKTCNQTTGQCPCKDGVTGITCNRCAKGYQQSRSPIAPCIKIPVIKPTAVISTTEEPADCDSYCKPLKGNLKINMKKYCKKDYAVQVSVLDMETVGDWAKFSVSLVSVYKSRGEPLKRGDHVLWVHMKDLACKCPRIHMGKRFLILGTSEGTSSPEHPGLLADKNSLVIQWRDIWTRRLRKFQRKEKKGKCSKA, encoded by the exons ATGCAGAGTTTTCAGAACTTGCTTTCTCTGCTTACTCTGTTTCATACGCTTTCCTGGGCCTCCAGTCACAGTCTGAACCCATTCGCCGGGCCTCAAGTAACGCCGACGGACCCCTGCTATGACGAGACGGGCGCCGCCCGCCGATGTATCCCAGAGTTCATCAATGCAGCATTCGGCCAGGAGGTCAGCGTATCAAGCGTATGCGGCCGGCCGCCGTCTCGCTCCTGTAGTTTAGTGGAACGTGACGACCGTCCCGCTGTGCGCACCTGTCAGGTCTGCGATGCATCAGACCCTCGCCATGCTCACCCTGCCTCCTACCTCACTGACCTAAACTCCGCCCACAACCTCACCTGCTGGCAGTCTGAGAACCTGCAGGGCTCGCCGCTCAATGTGACACTCACACTGTCGCTCGGGAAGAAGTTTGAGATCACCTATGTCAGCCTGCAGTTCTGTTCCCCACGGCCCGAGTCCCTGGCCATCTATAAAAGCATGGATTATGGCCGCACTTGGTCGCCTTACCAGTTCTACTCGTCGCAGTGCCGTCGCATGTACAACCGACCCAACAAAGCAACGATCACCAAGCAGAACGAGCAGGAAGCTTTATGCACAGATGGACACACCGATCTCTACCCACTTTCTGGTGGCCTTATTGCTTTTAGCACATTAGACGGACGCCCTTCGGGCAAGGACTTCGACTCGAGCCCTGTTCTGCAGGACTGGGTGACTGTCACTGACATCCGAGTGGTCTTCAGTCGCCCGCAGCACCTTAGAGCGCTGCCCATGTCAGGACGTGAGAGCGAAGACCCACTCGGGCCGCCTGGAACGCTGCCTACTTATTACTACGCGGTTGGCGACTTTCAAGTGGGTGGGAGGTGTAAATGTAGCGGCCACGCCTCCAGGTGCATGCGAGAGAAGGATGggaaactggtgtgcgaatgcaaacacaacacagagggtcCAGAGTGTGACCGCTGCAAACCATTTCACTACGACCGGCCCTGGCAACGCGCAACAGCAAAAGAAGCCAATGAGTGTTTGC CTTGCAATTGTAACCTGCACGCGCGGCGCTGTCGCTTTAACATGGAGTTGTATAAGCTGTCGGGCCGTAAGAGTGGAGGAGTGTGTATGAATTGCAGACACAATACCGCCGGACGCCATTGCCATTACTGCAAAGAGGGATTCTACAGAGATATGGGCAAACCCATCACACACCGCAGAGCCTGCAAAG CATGTGACTGCCATCCTGTGGGAGCTGCAGGTAAAACGTGTAACCAGACGACGGGTCAGTGCCCGTGTAAAGATGGGGTGACTGGTATCACATGCAACCGCTGTGCTAAAGGGTATCAGCAGAGCCGATCGCCCATCGCCCCGTGCATTA AAATCCCTGTGATAAAGCCCACGGCTGTGATCAGCACTACAGAGGAGCCTGCAg ATTGTGACTCGTACTGTAAACCACTGAAGGGAAATCTCAAGATAAACATGAAGAAATACTGCAAAAAGGACTACG ctgtccAGGTCAGTGTGTTGGACATGGAGACCGTTGGAGATTGGGCCAAATTTTCCGTCAGCCTGGTGTCTGTGTACAAGAGCCGCGGAGAGCCGCTGAAGAGAGGCGATCACGTGCTGTGGGTCCATATGAAGGATCTGGCCTGCAAATGTCCGCGGATACACATGGGCAAACGCTTCCTCATCCTGGGCACGAGCGAGGGCACTTCGAGCCCCGAACACCCGGGACTCCTGGCCGACAAAAACAGCCTGGTCATTCAGTGGAGGGACATTTGGACTCGACGACTGCGCAAGTTCCAGCGCAAAGAGAAGAAAGGCAAGTGCAGCAAAGCATGA